The Rhodocytophaga rosea genome has a segment encoding these proteins:
- the wecB gene encoding non-hydrolyzing UDP-N-acetylglucosamine 2-epimerase, with product MIHKVLTVVGTRPNIIKITQFEKVINSYPDIEHRLLHTGQHFSHNMSDVFFTELSLKEPDFLLSLDKTTVVSQLSQMMQGIEQIIASYQPDLLVVVGDVNSTLAAALTANKMGIRLAHIESGLRSFDRSMPEEINRIITDNLTDIFFVTEQSGIDNLLKEGKAKEQICFVGNTMIDTLVAYDSLIKASPILSKLQLQPQSYALMTMHRPGNVDTKEGLLQILDIISELRRFSKIVFPLHPRTRNKLKESGLYQQIEEDVNVLLMEPVGYLDFQNLILHASYVITDSGGIQEETTFRKIPCITLRPNTERPSTIEIGSNTLLGFDKRGIIETVEKIYNGTYKNCQIPSLWDGKATERIFEVISQLD from the coding sequence ATGATCCATAAAGTATTAACTGTCGTAGGTACCCGTCCTAATATTATTAAAATCACTCAGTTTGAGAAGGTAATTAATTCTTATCCAGACATCGAACACCGTTTATTACATACCGGGCAGCATTTCAGCCATAATATGAGCGATGTTTTCTTTACAGAACTATCTCTAAAAGAGCCCGATTTTTTGCTGAGCCTGGATAAAACGACAGTGGTTTCGCAGCTTTCACAAATGATGCAGGGGATTGAGCAGATCATTGCCAGCTATCAGCCAGATTTACTGGTAGTGGTGGGAGATGTAAATTCTACGCTGGCTGCTGCATTAACTGCCAATAAAATGGGTATCAGGCTGGCACATATAGAGAGTGGACTCCGGAGTTTTGACCGCAGTATGCCTGAAGAAATTAACCGGATTATTACCGACAACCTCACAGATATTTTCTTTGTAACAGAGCAGAGCGGCATTGATAATCTCCTGAAAGAAGGAAAGGCAAAAGAACAGATCTGTTTCGTGGGCAATACCATGATTGATACACTGGTGGCTTACGATTCCCTAATAAAAGCCTCCCCTATATTGAGTAAGCTTCAGCTACAGCCCCAAAGTTATGCCCTCATGACCATGCACCGCCCAGGCAATGTGGATACCAAAGAGGGCTTGTTACAGATTCTGGATATCATTTCAGAACTCAGGCGCTTTAGCAAAATTGTGTTTCCCCTGCACCCACGTACCCGCAACAAACTGAAAGAATCCGGCTTGTACCAGCAGATCGAAGAAGATGTAAATGTGCTACTAATGGAACCTGTAGGGTATCTCGATTTCCAGAATTTAATTCTTCATGCAAGCTATGTAATTACTGATAGTGGTGGTATTCAGGAAGAAACTACTTTTCGGAAAATTCCTTGTATTACCTTGCGCCCAAATACAGAAAGACCTTCTACTATTGAAATTGGTTCTAATACTCTGCTGGGTTTTGACAAGAGAGGAATTATTGAAACGGTAGAAAAGATTT